Sequence from the Ancalomicrobiaceae bacterium S20 genome:
TCGACGAGTTGGAGTTCCGCATCGTGCCGGAGCTCGCCGGCCGTATGAACCAGCTCGCCACCGGCGAGGCCGACATCATCACGGAAGTCTCGCCCGATCAGCTCGGCCCGATCGCCGCCATGACCGGCCGCGAGGTCGCCGGCGGGCCGATCCAGAATGTCCGCGTGGTGCTGTTCAACAAGTTCGATCCCGCGCTCGCCGATCCGCGCGTGCGCCGGGCGCTCGCCCTGTCGATCGACCGGCAGGCGATCGTGGACAGTCTCTACGGCGGGCGTACCTGGGTGCCGAACGGCCATCAGGACAAGAGCTACGGCGACCTCTACCTCGCCGACTACGCCGGTCCGGGCTACGACCCCGACGCGGCGAAGGCGCTCTTGAAGGCCGCCGGCTACGACGGCCGCCGGATCGCGTACCGCGTTCTCAACAACTACTACACCTTGCAGATCCAGACCGCTCAGATCCTTCAGGAAATGTGGCATGCGGTCGGGCTGAAGGTCGAGATCGAGACCAAGGAGAACTGGGCGCAGGTCTACGAGCCGGGCCTCGGCATCTTCGACGGCTCCGACACGATCTTCTGGCAGGATCCGGTCGGCGCCATGGTCCGCCGCTATGGTCCGGCCGGCAACGTGCAGGCGGTCGCCAAGACCTGGGCCAACGACGAATTCAACAAGCTCGGCCCGGTGTTGCAGACCTCGCTCGATGCCGAGGAGCGCAAGCGCACCTTCCGACGCATGCTCGAGATCTACGACCGCGACGATCCGCCGGGGACGGCCCTGCACGACCTGACCATGTTCTACGGCAAGCGCAAGGATCTCGCCTGGAATGCCTATCCGGCCGAGTTCATGGACTTCCGGGCCGACAACATGAGGGCGCTGCCGTGAGCGCCTCGGACATGAAGGTGCCCCTCGTCACGATCGAGGGCCTCAGCGTCGCCTTCGACGGCGTGACCGTGCTGCGCGGCATCGATCTCGCGGTCGGCCGGGGCGAGGCGGTCGGGCTCGTGGGCGAGTCCGGCTCGGGGAAATCGGTGACCTGGCTCGCCGCGCTCGGCCTCCTGCCGGGCCATGCCGCGATCGGCGGCCGGGTGCTGCTCGACGGCCAGGATCTGCTGACCGCCTCGAAGCGCACGCTCGAAGACGTGCGCGGCGGGCGGATCGCGATGATCTTCCAGGATCCTGCGTCGAGCCTCAATCCGGTGCTGTCGATCCGCCGGCAACTCGCCGAGAGCCTCGCGCTGCATCGCGGCCTGTCGGGGACCGCGATCAAGGCCGAGGCGAAGCGGCTGCTCGACCTAGTCGGCATTCCCGACGCCGAACGGCGGCTCTCGGCCTTCCCGCATGAGTTCTCCGGCGGTCAGAACCAGCGCATCATGATCGCCATGGCGCTCGCCGGCCGGCCGGATCTGCTCGTCGCCGACGAGCCGACGACCGCGCTCGACACCACGATCCAGTCGCAGATCCTCGATCTGTTGCAGTCGATCCGGCGCGAGATGGACATGGCCCTCGTGCTGATCAGCCACGATCTCGGCATCGTGGCGGAGAACTGCGACCGGGTCGCGGTCATGTATGCCGGCCGCATCGTGGAAGAAGCGCCGGCGACGACGCTGTTCGACGATCCGCGCCACCCCTACACGCGCGGCCTCCTCGGCGCGCTGCCGCCGATCGACGGGCCGCGCCGGCGGCTGACCGCGATCCCGGGCGTCGTGCCGGATCCGCGCGATATGCCGGCCGGCTGCGCCTTCGGGCCGCGCTGCCTGCACGCCGACCGGCGCTGCCAGAGCGCGATGCCGGCGCTCGACCGCATCGGCGAGGGGCGGCGCGTCGCCTGCGTGCTCGACGGCGCGCGCGCCGCCGCGCCGACCCTGCCGGCCACCGCCACCTCGATCGGAGCCACCGCATGACCGAACCGCTCGTCACGGCCACGGGCCTCGTCCGGCGCTATCGCGGCCGGGCCGGCATGTTCGGCAAGGAGACCGAGGTGCGCGCGCTCGACGGCGTGTCGCTGGCGCTCATGCGCGGCGAGACGCTCGGTCTCGTCGGCGAATCCGGGTCGGGCAAATCGACAACCGGCCGCATCGTGCTCGGGCTCGACCGGGCCGACGAGGGCGAGGTGCGTTTCGACGGCGCGCCGATGCCGGCCTTCGCGACGCCGGCCTGGCGCGCCTCGCGCCGGCGCATGCAGATGATCTTCCAGGACCCGCTCGGCGCGCTCGACCGGCGCATCGCGGTCGCCGAACAGATCCGCGAGCCGCTCGACATCCACGAGATCGGCGCCGCATCCGAACGGGCGAAGCGCGTCGAGACGCTGCTCGATGCGGTGGGCCTCAGCCGTGCGCAGGGGGCGCGTTTCCCGCATGAGCTCTCCGGCGGTCAGCGCCAGCGCGTCGTGCTCGCGCGGGCCCTGGCGCTCGGGCCGGAGCTGCTCGTCTGCGACGAGCCGGTCTCGGCGCTCGACGTCTCGATCCAGGCGCAGGTGGTCAATCTGCTGATCGACCTGCAGGCCGAACTCGGGCTCGCCATGCTGTTCATCAGCCACGACCTGCGCGTCGTGCGGCAGATCAGCCGGCGCATCGCGGTCATGTATC
This genomic interval carries:
- a CDS encoding ABC transporter ATP-binding protein; amino-acid sequence: MKVPLVTIEGLSVAFDGVTVLRGIDLAVGRGEAVGLVGESGSGKSVTWLAALGLLPGHAAIGGRVLLDGQDLLTASKRTLEDVRGGRIAMIFQDPASSLNPVLSIRRQLAESLALHRGLSGTAIKAEAKRLLDLVGIPDAERRLSAFPHEFSGGQNQRIMIAMALAGRPDLLVADEPTTALDTTIQSQILDLLQSIRREMDMALVLISHDLGIVAENCDRVAVMYAGRIVEEAPATTLFDDPRHPYTRGLLGALPPIDGPRRRLTAIPGVVPDPRDMPAGCAFGPRCLHADRRCQSAMPALDRIGEGRRVACVLDGARAAAPTLPATATSIGATA
- a CDS encoding ABC transporter substrate-binding protein, encoding MSSGTTAFTRRDAFKLAGGAVAGLAMATSARSEARGRRVVVAMPNSPQVATLEPVRDYGNVSFRMGYNLYDNLLRVDYRDGGKLLPGLATRWERVSDTAVDFVLREGVVFHDGSAMIAEDVAFSFGPERMSSPEAPGYKQSRPFLPTIERVEATGPMTVRVTTKGADPLLLKRLAGWAGQIVSKRAFLAAPSFAAWEKAPVATGPFKVKEFSYDRRFVFAAHDAHWAGRPVIDELEFRIVPELAGRMNQLATGEADIITEVSPDQLGPIAAMTGREVAGGPIQNVRVVLFNKFDPALADPRVRRALALSIDRQAIVDSLYGGRTWVPNGHQDKSYGDLYLADYAGPGYDPDAAKALLKAAGYDGRRIAYRVLNNYYTLQIQTAQILQEMWHAVGLKVEIETKENWAQVYEPGLGIFDGSDTIFWQDPVGAMVRRYGPAGNVQAVAKTWANDEFNKLGPVLQTSLDAEERKRTFRRMLEIYDRDDPPGTALHDLTMFYGKRKDLAWNAYPAEFMDFRADNMRALP
- a CDS encoding ABC transporter ATP-binding protein produces the protein MTEPLVTATGLVRRYRGRAGMFGKETEVRALDGVSLALMRGETLGLVGESGSGKSTTGRIVLGLDRADEGEVRFDGAPMPAFATPAWRASRRRMQMIFQDPLGALDRRIAVAEQIREPLDIHEIGAASERAKRVETLLDAVGLSRAQGARFPHELSGGQRQRVVLARALALGPELLVCDEPVSALDVSIQAQVVNLLIDLQAELGLAMLFISHDLRVVRQISRRIAVMYLGRIVEEGDADDLFAAPLHPYTRALVSASPVPGHRGRERIVLVGDPPNPAMRPAGCAFHPRCPMAMARCRVEAPALVAVAGAGQGTAGQGAAGEGAVGEGAIGQGRSVACHLVDQTANRPAQGARGEAA